One Cellulomonas sp. NS3 genomic region harbors:
- a CDS encoding SSI family serine proteinase inhibitor: MRNHAFVLVVAVLTLVGCAAPREDEPGDAPSPSATPGRETTAPTPSATTEAPTAAAAPVGASLTIVLDETGSGDVRTMTLTCDPVGGDHPDPAAACAALAAAGPGAFDPPPGDALCTQLFGGPQVAVVEGTVAGTAVNARFSRTDGCEIGRWDALAPLLGSTGGV, encoded by the coding sequence GTGCGCAATCACGCGTTCGTGCTCGTCGTCGCCGTGCTGACGCTCGTCGGGTGCGCCGCCCCGCGCGAGGACGAGCCGGGCGACGCACCGTCGCCGTCCGCGACGCCCGGGCGGGAGACGACCGCCCCCACCCCGAGCGCGACGACCGAGGCGCCGACGGCCGCAGCCGCCCCGGTCGGCGCCTCGCTCACGATCGTGCTCGACGAGACCGGCTCGGGGGACGTCCGGACCATGACGCTGACGTGCGACCCCGTGGGCGGCGACCACCCGGACCCGGCGGCTGCCTGCGCGGCCCTCGCCGCCGCCGGCCCCGGCGCCTTCGACCCGCCGCCGGGCGACGCCCTGTGCACCCAGCTGTTCGGCGGGCCGCAGGTGGCGGTCGTCGAGGGCACGGTCGCCGGCACAGCGGTGAACGCACGGTTCTCGCGCACCGACGGCTGCGAGATCGGCCGCTGGGACGCGCTGGCTCCCCTCCTCGGCAGCACCGGGGGCGTCTGA
- a CDS encoding carbohydrate ABC transporter permease encodes MTDTAHRPVVHNDQHRTAAVEAASAAATATRKRRSPWVGHIKTALKHTALVAFGFVMLYPLLWMIASSIKPSALIFREPGLIPSAIDLSNYSVGWNALTHPFSHYLLNSAILVLGVLLGNLLSCSAAAYAFARLNFKGRKFWFAIMLMSIMLPIHVVIVPQYVLFSELGWINTFLPIIVPHLLATDAFFIFLMVQFFRGLPRELDEAARIDGAGHARIYFQIMLPLSTPALATTAIFSFIWTWNDFFRQLIFLTKPDMYTVPIALRSFIDATGESSWGPMFAMSIVSLVPLFLVFLFGQKYLVKGIATTGIK; translated from the coding sequence ATGACTGACACCGCGCACCGCCCCGTCGTGCACAACGACCAGCACCGGACGGCCGCGGTCGAGGCCGCCTCCGCCGCTGCCACCGCGACCCGCAAGCGCCGCTCCCCGTGGGTCGGTCACATCAAGACGGCCCTCAAGCACACGGCCCTCGTCGCCTTCGGCTTCGTGATGCTGTACCCGCTGCTGTGGATGATCGCGAGCTCGATCAAGCCGAGCGCGCTGATCTTCCGCGAGCCGGGTCTCATCCCGTCGGCGATCGACCTCAGCAACTACTCGGTCGGCTGGAACGCGCTCACGCACCCGTTCAGCCACTACCTGCTGAACTCGGCGATCCTCGTGCTCGGCGTCCTGCTCGGGAACCTGCTCTCGTGCTCCGCCGCGGCGTACGCGTTCGCGCGGCTCAACTTCAAGGGCCGCAAGTTCTGGTTCGCGATCATGCTCATGTCGATCATGCTGCCGATCCACGTCGTGATCGTGCCGCAGTACGTGCTGTTCTCCGAGCTCGGCTGGATCAACACGTTCCTGCCGATCATCGTGCCGCACCTGCTCGCGACCGACGCGTTCTTCATCTTCCTCATGGTCCAGTTCTTCCGGGGCCTTCCCCGCGAGCTCGACGAGGCCGCGCGGATCGACGGCGCGGGGCACGCCCGGATCTATTTCCAGATCATGCTGCCGCTGTCCACGCCGGCCCTCGCGACGACCGCGATCTTCTCGTTCATCTGGACGTGGAACGACTTCTTCCGGCAGCTCATCTTCCTCACCAAGCCGGACATGTACACGGTGCCGATCGCGCTGCGGAGCTTCATCGACGCCACGGGCGAGAGCTCGTGGGGCCCGATGTTCGCGATGTCGATCGTGTCCCTCGTCCCGCTGTTCCTCGTCTTCCTCTTCGGTCAGAAGTACCTCGTCAAGGGAATCGCCACGACGGGTATCAAGTGA
- a CDS encoding ABC transporter substrate-binding protein codes for MSLLTTRRPHLRRSVRLAAALGVAALALTACGQGEATPEASEPASAPTETGPVTIRFSWWGSDTRHQLTQRVIEAFQAKYPNITVQGDFTDWGGYWDKLATSIAADDAPDVITQEERYLRDYATRGVLLDLSTVEDTLDLSNIDPSVVESASFDDGTFGVPTGVNAYAVFADPAAFEAAGVELPDDKTWTWDDYLDIATKITASTGGTIYGTQDYAFNEPGFSIYARQQGQNLYDENGEVGYDDELLAEWWQLSVDLRKAGGQPDGAKSVEVDAAGPEGSLLGTQTGAMGVWWTNQLGAISTAAGRELKLLRFPGESEHERTGMYFKPAMYYSIAKSSKHPQAAAQFIDFLVNSEEAGEILLSDRGLPANLEVREAVKPKFSPVDQQAADFLSDLQDEIVDGVPVPPVGSGEVATIIRRINQEVLFDRLTPEQAAEQFTAEVKNATS; via the coding sequence ATGTCTCTTCTCACGACCCGCCGCCCGCACCTGCGGCGCAGCGTGCGGCTCGCCGCGGCGCTCGGTGTCGCGGCCCTCGCCCTCACCGCGTGCGGGCAGGGCGAGGCGACGCCGGAAGCCTCCGAGCCCGCCTCGGCCCCCACCGAGACCGGGCCGGTCACCATCCGCTTCTCGTGGTGGGGCTCCGACACCCGCCACCAGCTCACGCAGCGGGTCATCGAGGCGTTCCAGGCGAAGTACCCGAACATCACGGTCCAGGGCGACTTCACCGACTGGGGCGGCTACTGGGACAAGCTCGCGACGTCGATCGCCGCGGACGACGCCCCGGACGTCATCACGCAGGAGGAGCGGTACCTGCGCGACTACGCGACGCGCGGCGTGCTGCTCGACCTGTCGACCGTCGAGGACACGCTCGACCTGTCGAACATCGACCCCTCGGTCGTCGAGTCGGCGTCGTTCGACGACGGCACGTTCGGCGTCCCGACCGGCGTCAACGCGTACGCCGTCTTCGCCGACCCGGCGGCGTTCGAGGCGGCGGGCGTCGAGCTGCCCGACGACAAGACGTGGACGTGGGACGACTACCTCGACATCGCCACGAAGATCACGGCGAGCACCGGCGGGACGATCTACGGCACGCAGGACTACGCGTTCAACGAGCCGGGCTTCTCGATCTACGCGCGTCAGCAGGGCCAGAACCTCTACGACGAGAACGGCGAGGTCGGCTACGACGACGAGCTGCTCGCCGAGTGGTGGCAGCTGTCGGTCGACCTCCGCAAGGCGGGCGGCCAGCCCGACGGCGCGAAGTCGGTCGAGGTCGACGCCGCCGGCCCCGAGGGCTCGCTGCTCGGCACGCAGACGGGAGCCATGGGCGTCTGGTGGACGAACCAGCTCGGCGCCATCTCGACCGCCGCGGGACGTGAGCTCAAGCTGCTGCGCTTCCCGGGCGAGTCGGAGCACGAGCGCACGGGCATGTACTTCAAGCCCGCGATGTACTACTCGATCGCGAAGAGCTCGAAGCACCCGCAGGCCGCGGCGCAGTTCATCGACTTCCTCGTGAACAGCGAGGAGGCCGGCGAGATCCTGCTGTCCGACCGTGGGCTCCCGGCGAACCTCGAGGTCCGCGAGGCCGTGAAGCCCAAGTTCTCGCCCGTCGACCAGCAGGCCGCCGACTTCCTGTCGGACCTGCAGGACGAGATCGTCGACGGCGTCCCGGTCCCGCCCGTCGGGTCGGGCGAGGTCGCCACCATCATCCGTCGCATCAACCAGGAAGTGCTCTTCGACCGGCTCACGCCCGAGCAGGCCGCCGAGCAGTTCACCGCCGAGGTCAAGAACGCGACGAGCTGA
- a CDS encoding carbohydrate ABC transporter permease → MATITELRALRRTSGPASVAPAERGDNKAALVFLAPWFLGLTVITVGPILASLYLSFTDYNLLEDPSWIGLENYQRMLEDTRLHNSLRVTFTYVFVSIPLQLAAALGLALVLDRGLRGLALYRSVYYLPSLLGGSVAIALLWRQVFGSDGLINQVLGYFGIQGQGWVSHPDYALGTLVILNVWTFGAPMVIFLAGLRQIPEMYYEAASIDGAGKVRQFVAITVPLLSPIVFFNLVLQVIHAFQSFTQAFIVSGGTGGPVDSTMFYTLYLYQRGFGALDMGYASAMAWLLLAIIAGMTALNFIASKYWVFYND, encoded by the coding sequence GTGGCGACCATCACCGAGCTCCGCGCCCTGCGCCGCACCTCGGGACCGGCCTCCGTGGCCCCCGCGGAGCGCGGCGACAACAAGGCAGCGCTCGTCTTCCTCGCGCCCTGGTTCCTCGGCCTCACCGTCATCACCGTGGGCCCGATCCTCGCCTCGCTGTACCTGTCCTTCACGGACTACAACCTGCTCGAGGACCCGAGCTGGATCGGCCTCGAGAACTACCAGCGCATGCTGGAGGACACCCGCCTGCACAACTCGCTGCGCGTGACGTTCACCTACGTGTTCGTGTCGATCCCGCTGCAGCTCGCCGCCGCGCTCGGGCTCGCCCTCGTGCTCGACCGCGGCCTGCGCGGCCTCGCCCTGTACCGGTCGGTCTACTACCTGCCCTCGCTGCTCGGTGGCTCCGTCGCCATCGCGCTGCTGTGGCGCCAGGTCTTCGGCTCCGACGGCCTCATCAACCAGGTGCTGGGGTACTTCGGCATCCAGGGCCAGGGCTGGGTCTCCCACCCCGACTACGCGCTCGGGACGCTCGTCATCCTCAACGTGTGGACGTTCGGTGCCCCGATGGTCATCTTCCTCGCCGGCCTGCGCCAGATCCCCGAGATGTACTACGAGGCGGCGTCGATCGACGGCGCGGGAAAGGTGCGCCAGTTCGTCGCGATCACCGTCCCGCTGCTCAGCCCGATCGTGTTCTTCAACCTCGTGCTGCAGGTCATCCACGCGTTCCAGTCGTTCACGCAGGCGTTCATCGTCAGCGGCGGGACCGGCGGCCCGGTGGACTCCACGATGTTCTACACGCTGTACCTCTACCAGCGCGGTTTCGGTGCGCTCGACATGGGGTACGCGTCCGCGATGGCGTGGCTCCTCCTGGCCATCATCGCCGGCATGACCGCCCTGAACTTCATCGCCTCCAAGTACTGGGTCTTCTACAATGACTGA
- a CDS encoding Gfo/Idh/MocA family protein, which translates to MPETAPMIDGDGHPHGFPPAGTPRQEAPEPGGGAARAASRPVSVALVGTHGHGTSHLGHVRSLADAGAVRLAAVVDPHPLATAAEVAEGATRGQRLASVDDVPDGTVWHPDLAALLAAGAPDVVILCTPIDTHAPLATAALEAGCDVLLEKPPTASLAELEGLVATQERTGRTVQVGFQTYGSHAVARVREVVASGEIGTVTGVGGVGTWVRPDTYWTRARWAGRRTVDGRAVVDGVVTNPLAHAVATALLLAGASRASDVASVELDLARANPIEADDTSSVRVTTTDGLRVALGLTLCAAVQTPPHLVVHGTEGRVVLHYTRDVLEVTGPGGTRTETCARDDLLENLLAHRADPAVPLHAPLVATGAFMRVLDAVRAAPDPVAIDPAHVDDVTDDAGRHLVVRGVEDLCAQVAETLQTFSELGAPWTRPSTTGGAA; encoded by the coding sequence GTGCCAGAGACCGCCCCCATGATCGACGGCGACGGGCACCCGCACGGGTTCCCACCTGCGGGGACGCCCCGCCAGGAGGCCCCGGAGCCCGGCGGCGGGGCCGCTCGTGCCGCGTCGCGACCGGTGTCGGTGGCCCTGGTCGGGACCCACGGGCACGGCACATCACATCTTGGTCACGTTCGCTCGCTCGCCGACGCGGGGGCCGTCCGGCTCGCCGCCGTCGTCGACCCGCACCCGCTCGCGACGGCTGCCGAGGTCGCCGAGGGCGCGACGCGCGGGCAGCGCCTCGCGTCCGTCGACGACGTGCCCGACGGCACCGTGTGGCACCCCGACCTCGCCGCGCTGCTCGCCGCCGGGGCGCCCGACGTCGTGATCCTCTGCACCCCGATCGACACGCACGCACCGCTCGCGACCGCCGCGCTCGAGGCCGGCTGCGACGTGCTGCTCGAGAAGCCGCCGACCGCGTCGCTCGCCGAGCTCGAGGGGCTCGTCGCGACGCAGGAGCGCACCGGCCGGACCGTCCAGGTCGGCTTCCAGACGTACGGGTCGCACGCCGTCGCCCGCGTCCGCGAGGTGGTGGCGAGCGGCGAGATCGGGACCGTCACCGGGGTCGGCGGCGTCGGGACGTGGGTGCGGCCCGACACCTACTGGACGCGCGCACGGTGGGCCGGGCGGCGCACGGTCGACGGGCGCGCGGTGGTCGACGGCGTCGTCACCAACCCCCTCGCGCACGCGGTCGCGACCGCGCTGCTGCTCGCCGGCGCCTCGCGGGCGAGCGACGTCGCCTCGGTCGAGCTCGACCTGGCGCGCGCCAACCCGATCGAGGCCGACGACACGTCGAGCGTCCGGGTCACCACGACGGACGGGCTGCGGGTCGCGCTCGGGCTGACGCTGTGCGCCGCCGTGCAGACGCCGCCGCACCTCGTGGTGCACGGGACCGAGGGGCGCGTCGTGCTGCACTACACGCGCGACGTGCTCGAGGTCACCGGGCCGGGCGGCACGCGCACCGAGACGTGCGCGCGCGACGACCTGCTCGAGAACCTCCTGGCGCACCGCGCCGACCCCGCGGTGCCGCTGCACGCGCCGCTCGTCGCGACCGGGGCCTTCATGCGGGTGCTCGACGCGGTCCGCGCCGCCCCCGACCCCGTGGCGATCGACCCCGCGCACGTCGACGACGTGACCGACGACGCGGGCCGGCACCTCGTGGTCCGCGGCGTCGAGGACCTGTGCGCGCAGGTCGCCGAGACGCTGCAGACCTTCAGCGAGCTCGGGGCGCCGTGGACGCGTCCGTCGACGACCGGGGGTGCGGCATGA